A single Capra hircus breed San Clemente chromosome 13, ASM170441v1, whole genome shotgun sequence DNA region contains:
- the CEBPB gene encoding CCAAT/enhancer-binding protein beta has product MQRLVAWDPACLPLPPPPPAFKSMEVANFYYEADCLAAAYGGKAAPAAPPAARPGPRPPAGELGSIGEHERAIDFSPYLEPLGAPQAPAPTTATDTFEAAPPAPAPAPASSGQHHDFLSDLFSDDYGGKNCKKAAEYGYVSLGRLGAAKGALHPGCFAPLHPPPPPPPPPPPPAELKAEPGFEPADCKRKEEAGAPGGGAAGMAAGFPYALRAYLGYQAVPSGSSGSLSTSSSSSPPGTPSPADAKAPPAAAACYAGAAPAPSQVKSKAKKTVDKHSDEYKIRRERNNIAVRKSRDKAKMRNLETQHKVLELTAENERLQKKVEQLSRELSTLRNLFKQLPEPLLASSGHC; this is encoded by the coding sequence ATGCAACGCCTGGTGGCCTGGGACCCAGCATGTCTCcccctgccgccgccgccgcccgccttTAAATCCATGGAAGTGGCCAACTTCTACTACGAGGCGGACTGCTTGGCTGCTGCGTACGGCGGCAAGGCGGCCCCCGCGGCGCCCCCGGCGGCCAGACCCGGGCCGCGCCCCCCCGCCGGCGAGCTGGGTAGCATCGGAGAGCACGAGCGCGCCATCGACTTCAGCCCCTACCTGGAGCCGCTGGGCGCGCCGCAGGCCCCGGCACCCACCACGGCCACGGACACCTTCGAGGCGGCTCCGCCCGCGCCCGCCCCCGCGCCCGCCTCCTCCGGGCAGCACCACGACTTCCTCTCCGACCTCTTCTCCGACGACTACGGGGGCAAGAACTGCAAGAAGGCGGCCGAGTACGGCTACGTGAGCCTGGGCCGCCTGGGGGCCGCCAAGGGCGCGCTGCACCCGGGCTGCTTCGCACCCCTGCacccgccaccgccgccgccgccgccgccgccgccgccggcggAGCTCAAGGCGGAGCCGGGCTTCGAGCCCGCGGACTGCAAGCGGAAGGAGGAGGCCGGAGCTCCGGGCGGCGGCGCCGCGGGCATGGCGGCCGGCTTCCCGTACGCGCTGCGCGCCTACCTCGGCTACCAGGCGGTGCCGAGCGGCAGCAGCGGGAGCCTGTCCACGTCCTCGTCGTCCAGCCCGCCCGGCACGCCGAGCCCCGCCGACGCCAAGGCAcccccggccgccgccgcctgcTACGCGGGGGCGGCGCCGGCGCCCTCGCAGGTCAAGAGCAAGGCCAAGAAGACGGTGGACAAGCACAGCGACGAGTACAAGATCCGGCGGGAGCGCAACAACATCGCGGTGCGCAAAAGCCGCGACAAGGCCAAGATGCGCAACCTGGAGACGCAGCACAAGGTCCTGGAGCTCACGGCCGAGAACGAGCGGCTCCAGAAGAAGGTGGAGCAGCTGTCGCGCGAGCTCAGCACCCTGCGGAACTTGTTCAAGCAGCTGCCCGAGCCCCTGCTCGCCTCCTCCGGCCACTGCTAG